In one Nicotiana tomentosiformis chromosome 6, ASM39032v3, whole genome shotgun sequence genomic region, the following are encoded:
- the LOC104115078 gene encoding uncharacterized protein, with translation MESSSSSLYFPRTKSLPNPNFNGIKPVRYCHSFPNAGSSSSSSSSTTPSEYKYESLKEILGSPSSPKGPLITCSCGTDDIPIRNRLVQKAAWSYLQPAMPAIKTPSQKCFFLLLWERLSHELKRPIKFVNQIIGLFAAAGVRRYN, from the coding sequence tatACTTTCCCCGCACAAAATCGTTACCAAACCCTAATTTCAATGGCATCAAACCTGTGCGATATTGCCACAGTTTTCCAAACGCtggctcttcttcttcttcttcttcttctactactCCTTCAGAATACAAGTATGAATCATTGAAAGAGATATTAGGCTCACCATCTTCTCCTAAAGGTCCCTTAATCACATGTAGTTGTGGAACTGATGATATACCCATTCGAAATCGCCTCGTTCAAAAGGCTGCATGGTCCTATTTGCAGCCTGCCATGCCAGCAATCAAAACCCCATCTCAGAAGTGCTTCTTTTTGTTGCTGTGGGAGAGATTGTCCCACGAATTGAAGCGTCCAATCAAGTTTGTCAACCAAATTATTGGACTCTTTGCAGCAGCTGGCGTTAGACGCTACAATTAG